In the genome of Paenarthrobacter ilicis, the window TTCCACGTACATCACGTACACGACTTGGACACTCCCCCACTGCAGGGTTGTAGCTTTGTCACATGGCTTTCGACGTCGGCCCCCTCGGCAAACTCATCGCGCGTTCACTCGGGTTCCTGCGTGGACGCAGCAACCGGTCTGTGGCCCCGGCAAAGCAATCACCCACCCGGCGCCGGCCATCCGGCGTCGGGCAGTCAAGTGCCTACCCCGGGGATTTCCGCGGCCAGTTCGCCATCAACTACTCGCCCAAGCCGGACGGTCAACCCGACCCGGGTGAAATTGTGTGGGGATGGGTTCCCTACGAGGAAGACCACTCACAGGGCAAGGACCGTCCCGTGCTGTTGGTGGGCAGCGATGGCCGGTGGCTCCTGGGGCTCATGCTGACGTCCAAAGACCATGACCGCGGAGCGCGTGCGGACGATTATGTGGATATCGGTGCCGGCGCGTGGGACCGACAGGGCCGGCCCAGCGAAGTCAGGATCGACCGCGTCATCAGGCTTGATCCACGCTCCATCCGCCGGGAGGGCGCGGTGCTGGACAGGCCCCGCTTCAAGGAAGTTTCCCGGGCGCTGGGGCAACGCTAGGGTCCGGAGAATCCGGAGTCGCCGTATCACGCACCGTTCTGCTATTCTTTATAGCTGTGTGTGCGTGCAGGTCGACGTCCACACATGGTTGGCTGCCATAGGCATCCCCACGCCGCTCTCAGTCGATGGCCAACCTGAAAACCCTCTAGACCATTTCCGCATTAAAAAGAGAGTTCATACGTGGCTAATATCAAGTCCCAGAAGAAGCGCATCCTCACCAACGAGAAGGCTCGCCTGCGCAACAACGCAGTCAAGTCCGAGCTGAAGACGGCCATCCGCGCCGTCAACACCGCCGTTGAGTCTGCCGACAAGGATGCTGCTGGATCTGCACTTGCTGCTGCCAGCCGCAAGCTGGACAAGGCTGTCAGCAAGGGCGTTATTCACAAGAACAACGCTGCAAACCGCAAGTCTGCGATCTCCAAGAAGGTCAGCGCACTCTAAGGTTTTCCAGTTCGACTGAGCTGATCAAAAGGCCGGCACCCCGCGGGGTGCCGGCCTTTGGGTTTAACTACACCTGGCTGCTACGCCACACCGTCGGCTGTTGCCCGACGCTGTCAGCGGCGGCTTGACGACATCGCAATGACGGTGACCGCGTGCTCCACTGCATAGACGGGATCGCGCGACTCACCCTTGACCTGCGCGTCCGCTTCGGCAATGACCTGGATGGATCGGATCAGGCCCTCCGGAGTCCATCGGCGGACATCACGCTGGGCTTGTTCCACCAACCACGGCTGCATACCCAGATTCCTGGCGATGGACGCCGAGGAACCGCTGGCACCCGCCACCTTTGCCAAGGTGCGCAATTTGGCCGCCAAAGCCGCCACCAGGGGAACGGGATCCACTCCCGTTGCCAATGCGTGGCGGAGCGTGGACAAAGCGCCGGCCCCGTTGCCTGCCATGGCTGCATCGGCAACCTTGAAGGCCGTTGCCTCCACGCGGCCACCGTAATACCGCTCCACTGTCTCCGCGGTGACGGCGGTGGTGGCGTCGGCAATGAGCTGGCTGCAGGCGGCAGCAAGTTCGGAGAGGTTTGCACCCACCGCATTGACCAAGGCCTGGACCGCTTCACCCTCGATACGGCGACCGGCCGCCTTGAATTCGGACACCACAAAAGCAGTCTTCTCGGCATCTTTCTTGAGGGGCTGGCAATCGACCACTGGCCACCCGGCAGCCTTCACGGCGTCGAGCAGCTTCTTGCCACGGACTCCCCCGGCATGGCGCAGGACCAACACCACGTCCTGGTCAGGGTGTTGCAAGTACGCAAGGCCATCCGCGAGGAAAGCGTCGTTCATGGCTTCGAGCCCGTCCACCTCAATGAGCTTTGCTTCGCCAAACAACGAGGGAGTGACTGCCATGGCCAAGGACCCGGATTCATAAGAGCCTGCATTGAGGCGGCTCAGCTCAACATCCGGAGTCGCCTCCCTGACATTGGCCCGGATCTGGTCCAGGGCACGGATTCCCAGGTATTCTTCCGGACCCACGATGAGGACGACGGAAGCGGGCCGGGCATCGCGCCAACCAACGACGTTGGCGGCGGGAGCCTTGCCCCTGGTGTTCTGGGCAGCAGCCACTGATGGTGTCCTTCCGGCGGTTGGGATTCACCTTAAAGTCTGCCATGCCCTGGCACTCTTCCGGGCCACGGCATAGCCGCTCAAGCCGCCGCGCAAGCATTTCCAACAGGACGGTCAGTTGAGCGTGAAGTATCCGTACCCGCCGGCACACCTCTGCCGGGTGAAGACCCATCCACAGGCCGACGAAGGTGAACGCCGAAAGGGCCGCCATGGCAGCTGCCCCGGTTGGCCCCTCGGCCCATGGCAACGCGGCGCCGGGGGCTGAAGCAAAGAACCGCGCCATTGACGCTATGGCCCCTGCACAGGTACCCGCGACGGCAACAGGCGCCACCGCCAGTGCGGGTACCACCGCAGCCAGGGGAACAGCCACCGTCCCGCAAATGGTCACCGGGGCCACCAGCGGACCGGCCACAACGTTCGACACCAATGCGTAGGTTGCCACCTGGGGCTGCAGGACTGCGATGACGGGTCCGCACAACAGTTGGGCGGACAGGGGTACTGACACTCCGGCAGCCAGCCACCCGGGCATACCGGGAGGCGCCCACCCGGCCATGCGACCCGCCAGCAGGACTATCCCCAGGGTGGCAAGAACGGAGAGGAGAAAACCCACACTGGAACCCAACGTGGGTTCGAACAACAACAGGGCGATGGTTGCACAGCAGAGGAACGACAAAGCCCGTCCCCTTGAACCGCCCGCCAAGGCAATCACCCCAATGCAGCCCATAACGGCAGCCCTGAGCACACTGGGTTCGGAACCCACCAACACTACAAAGGCACCCAACCCTGCCAGGGCGGTGGCGCCGGCAATGGGCCGTGGCAGCCTCATCCGCCGTGCCAGGACAAGGAATCCACCCAGGACAAGACTGCAGTTGGCGCCGGACACTGCTGTCAGATGGGTCATGCCCGTTACCTTCATGGCCTGGTTCAAGTCCTCCGGCAGTCCACTGATGTCACCGGTGACCATCCCCGGCAGGAGGCCCGCAGCATCCCCCGGCAGCCACTTGGCTGCCGTGACAAAGGCCCTCCGCCAGTCACCCGCAGTGGAACGGATGTCAAAAGAGTCATCGTGGATGAGCGGTCCGGAGGCTGCCGAAAGAATCGCAGTTCCTGGTTGCCCTGGCTGGGCTTCCTTGAGGGTGCCCGTGGTCCGCAGTTGCTGTCCCGGCCGCACCTGCGCCCACTCGTCCCCGCCTGTCACCAGCAGGTCCGCCGGCCCCGGACTCACAGTCCCGGCAGCAATGATTTCCCGGAGAATTACCGGAACCATCCAACGGCTGCTGCCACTGTTCCCAGGGAGAGGAGACAATTCCGGGCTTCCTGTGACCGTAACTGTCACTGCAACGCTGTGGCCTGCAGCAGATGCCACAGGACCATCCTGCCGGGCCGCAGCGGATACCGCACAATGTGTGGCCACCATGGCGCCCACAAAGAATGCGAGGGCCATGGTGTCCCGGATGCTCCTGCGGAATGACGGATGGCGCCGGGTTCCAACCAGGAGGGCCGCTGCCCCGGCCAAGGCCAATCCTCCGGTCAGGACCCACGACGCCTGCGCGTCCACGCTGCTGCCAGCCAAGGCAACCAACCATGA includes:
- a CDS encoding type II toxin-antitoxin system PemK/MazF family toxin, with translation MAFDVGPLGKLIARSLGFLRGRSNRSVAPAKQSPTRRRPSGVGQSSAYPGDFRGQFAINYSPKPDGQPDPGEIVWGWVPYEEDHSQGKDRPVLLVGSDGRWLLGLMLTSKDHDRGARADDYVDIGAGAWDRQGRPSEVRIDRVIRLDPRSIRREGAVLDRPRFKEVSRALGQR
- the rpsT gene encoding 30S ribosomal protein S20, with the protein product MANIKSQKKRILTNEKARLRNNAVKSELKTAIRAVNTAVESADKDAAGSALAAASRKLDKAVSKGVIHKNNAANRKSAISKKVSAL
- the holA gene encoding DNA polymerase III subunit delta — its product is MVGPEEYLGIRALDQIRANVREATPDVELSRLNAGSYESGSLAMAVTPSLFGEAKLIEVDGLEAMNDAFLADGLAYLQHPDQDVVLVLRHAGGVRGKKLLDAVKAAGWPVVDCQPLKKDAEKTAFVVSEFKAAGRRIEGEAVQALVNAVGANLSELAAACSQLIADATTAVTAETVERYYGGRVEATAFKVADAAMAGNGAGALSTLRHALATGVDPVPLVAALAAKLRTLAKVAGASGSSASIARNLGMQPWLVEQAQRDVRRWTPEGLIRSIQVIAEADAQVKGESRDPVYAVEHAVTVIAMSSSRR
- a CDS encoding ComEC/Rec2 family competence protein; this translates as MDLRLVPAALTSWLVALAGSSVDAQASWVLTGGLALAGAAALLVGTRRHPSFRRSIRDTMALAFFVGAMVATHCAVSAAARQDGPVASAAGHSVAVTVTVTGSPELSPLPGNSGSSRWMVPVILREIIAAGTVSPGPADLLVTGGDEWAQVRPGQQLRTTGTLKEAQPGQPGTAILSAASGPLIHDDSFDIRSTAGDWRRAFVTAAKWLPGDAAGLLPGMVTGDISGLPEDLNQAMKVTGMTHLTAVSGANCSLVLGGFLVLARRMRLPRPIAGATALAGLGAFVVLVGSEPSVLRAAVMGCIGVIALAGGSRGRALSFLCCATIALLLFEPTLGSSVGFLLSVLATLGIVLLAGRMAGWAPPGMPGWLAAGVSVPLSAQLLCGPVIAVLQPQVATYALVSNVVAGPLVAPVTICGTVAVPLAAVVPALAVAPVAVAGTCAGAIASMARFFASAPGAALPWAEGPTGAAAMAALSAFTFVGLWMGLHPAEVCRRVRILHAQLTVLLEMLARRLERLCRGPEECQGMADFKVNPNRRKDTISGCCPEHQGQGSRRQRRWLARCPARFRRPHRGSGRIPGNPCPGPDPGQCQGGDSGC